A genomic window from Silene latifolia isolate original U9 population chromosome Y, ASM4854445v1, whole genome shotgun sequence includes:
- the LOC141633696 gene encoding uncharacterized protein LOC141633696 isoform X1, with translation MISPRFKSVAAMAGWDEEALMLASLIVEDTPERDAKNKKRSDLQFKSPPSSSRRKRRARRRSPVSMSIAVLNLDEDEPINSTDKGTEKREECPESDLPHKIERGREKVEDGKEKKAECTKNDFQEKVKTDQGKAEICLDICFEPSTTPCGHRSLIYCSFCKKCLKNAADKCGKRCPKCRQLISNGRSCTINTVLWNTIQLLFPVEVEARKATEMLNSRETERQNPEATKQPESSSQVTRRLRALGSSNFSRREDGPRNRGGGV, from the exons ATGATCAGTCCCCGATTTAAATCAGTAGCAGCAATGGCTGGTTGGGATGAAGAAGCCCTTATGCTTGCTAGTCTTATCGTCGAAGACACACCCGAAAGAGATGCCAAGAACAAGAAACGTTCCGATTTGCAGTTCAAATCTCCTCCTTCAAGTTCAAGAAG GAAGCGGAGGGCTCGTCGTAGAAGCCCAGTTTCAATGTCGATTGCAGTTCTCAACCTTGATGAAGATGAACCTATCAATAGCACTGATAAAG GAACGGAAAAGAGGGAAGAATGCCCTGAAAGTGATTTGCCTCATAAAATCGAAAGAGGTCGAGAAAAAGTTGAAGACG GTAAAGAAAAGAAGGCCGAATGCACAAAAAACGATTTCCAGGAGAAGGTTAAAACAGATCAAGGAAAAGCTGAA ATTTGCTTGGACATTTGTTTCGAACCTAGCACCACTCCTTGTGGGCACAGGTCATTAATTTATTGTAG TTTTTGCAAGAAATGCCTGAAAAATGCAGCTGATAAGTGTGGCAAAAGATGTCCCAAATGCAGGCAGCTCATCAG CAATGGAAGATCATGCACTATAAACACAGTCCTTTGGAATACCATCCAACTTCTATTTCCTGTAGAAGTCGAGGCAAGGAAAGCCACCGAAATGCTTAACAGTCGAGAGACTGAACGTCAAAACCCTGAAGCGACCAAACAACCAGAGAGTAGTTCACAGGTCACAAGAAGATTAAGGGCATTGGGCTCTAGTAATTTCAGCAGAAGAGAAGACGGACCGAGAAATAGAGGAGGGGGAGTTTGA
- the LOC141633696 gene encoding uncharacterized protein LOC141633696 isoform X3 — translation MISPRFKSVAAMAGWDEEALMLASLIVEDTPERDAKNKKRSDLQFKSPPSSSRRKRRARRRSPVSMSIAVLNLDEDEPINSTDKGTEKREECPESDLPHKIERGREKVEDGKEKKAECTKNDFQEKVKTDQGKAEVGSSAASLSSTTLPCVDRLREELSCAICLDICFEPSTTPCGHRSLIYCSFCKKCLKNAADKCGKRCPKCRQLISNGRSCTINTVLWNTIQLLFPVEVEARKATEMLNSRETERQNPEATKQPESSSQVTRRLRALGSSNFSRREDGPRNRGGGV, via the exons ATGATCAGTCCCCGATTTAAATCAGTAGCAGCAATGGCTGGTTGGGATGAAGAAGCCCTTATGCTTGCTAGTCTTATCGTCGAAGACACACCCGAAAGAGATGCCAAGAACAAGAAACGTTCCGATTTGCAGTTCAAATCTCCTCCTTCAAGTTCAAGAAG GAAGCGGAGGGCTCGTCGTAGAAGCCCAGTTTCAATGTCGATTGCAGTTCTCAACCTTGATGAAGATGAACCTATCAATAGCACTGATAAAG GAACGGAAAAGAGGGAAGAATGCCCTGAAAGTGATTTGCCTCATAAAATCGAAAGAGGTCGAGAAAAAGTTGAAGACG GTAAAGAAAAGAAGGCCGAATGCACAAAAAACGATTTCCAGGAGAAGGTTAAAACAGATCAAGGAAAAGCTGAAGTGGGTAGTTCTGCTGCTAGCTTGAGTTCTACGACACTTCCATGTGTAGATCGTCTTAGAGAAGAACTTTCATGTGCT ATTTGCTTGGACATTTGTTTCGAACCTAGCACCACTCCTTGTGGGCACAGGTCATTAATTTATTGTAG TTTTTGCAAGAAATGCCTGAAAAATGCAGCTGATAAGTGTGGCAAAAGATGTCCCAAATGCAGGCAGCTCATCAG CAATGGAAGATCATGCACTATAAACACAGTCCTTTGGAATACCATCCAACTTCTATTTCCTGTAGAAGTCGAGGCAAGGAAAGCCACCGAAATGCTTAACAGTCGAGAGACTGAACGTCAAAACCCTGAAGCGACCAAACAACCAGAGAGTAGTTCACAGGTCACAAGAAGATTAAGGGCATTGGGCTCTAGTAATTTCAGCAGAAGAGAAGACGGACCGAGAAATAGAGGAGGGGGAGTTTGA
- the LOC141633696 gene encoding uncharacterized protein LOC141633696 isoform X2, with product MISPRFKSVAAMAGWDEEALMLASLIVEDTPERDAKNKKRSDLQFKSPPSSSRRKRRARRRSPVSMSIAVLNLDEDEPINSTDKGTEKREECPESDLPHKIERGREKVEDGKEKKAECTKNDFQEKVKTDQGKAEICLDICFEPSTTPCGHSFCKKCLKNAADKCGKRCPKCRQLISNGRSCTINTVLWNTIQLLFPVEVEARKATEMLNSRETERQNPEATKQPESSSQVTRRLRALGSSNFSRREDGPRNRGGGV from the exons ATGATCAGTCCCCGATTTAAATCAGTAGCAGCAATGGCTGGTTGGGATGAAGAAGCCCTTATGCTTGCTAGTCTTATCGTCGAAGACACACCCGAAAGAGATGCCAAGAACAAGAAACGTTCCGATTTGCAGTTCAAATCTCCTCCTTCAAGTTCAAGAAG GAAGCGGAGGGCTCGTCGTAGAAGCCCAGTTTCAATGTCGATTGCAGTTCTCAACCTTGATGAAGATGAACCTATCAATAGCACTGATAAAG GAACGGAAAAGAGGGAAGAATGCCCTGAAAGTGATTTGCCTCATAAAATCGAAAGAGGTCGAGAAAAAGTTGAAGACG GTAAAGAAAAGAAGGCCGAATGCACAAAAAACGATTTCCAGGAGAAGGTTAAAACAGATCAAGGAAAAGCTGAA ATTTGCTTGGACATTTGTTTCGAACCTAGCACCACTCCTTGTGGGCACAG TTTTTGCAAGAAATGCCTGAAAAATGCAGCTGATAAGTGTGGCAAAAGATGTCCCAAATGCAGGCAGCTCATCAG CAATGGAAGATCATGCACTATAAACACAGTCCTTTGGAATACCATCCAACTTCTATTTCCTGTAGAAGTCGAGGCAAGGAAAGCCACCGAAATGCTTAACAGTCGAGAGACTGAACGTCAAAACCCTGAAGCGACCAAACAACCAGAGAGTAGTTCACAGGTCACAAGAAGATTAAGGGCATTGGGCTCTAGTAATTTCAGCAGAAGAGAAGACGGACCGAGAAATAGAGGAGGGGGAGTTTGA
- the LOC141633696 gene encoding uncharacterized protein LOC141633696 isoform X4 — protein MISPRFKSVAAMAGWDEEALMLASLIVEDTPERDAKNKKRSDLQFKSPPSSSRRKRRARRRSPVSMSIAVLNLDEDEPINSTDKGTEKREECPESDLPHKIERGREKVEDGKEKKAECTKNDFQEKVKTDQGKAEVGSSAASLSSTTLPCVDRLREELSCAICLDICFEPSTTPCGHSFCKKCLKNAADKCGKRCPKCRQLISNGRSCTINTVLWNTIQLLFPVEVEARKATEMLNSRETERQNPEATKQPESSSQVTRRLRALGSSNFSRREDGPRNRGGGV, from the exons ATGATCAGTCCCCGATTTAAATCAGTAGCAGCAATGGCTGGTTGGGATGAAGAAGCCCTTATGCTTGCTAGTCTTATCGTCGAAGACACACCCGAAAGAGATGCCAAGAACAAGAAACGTTCCGATTTGCAGTTCAAATCTCCTCCTTCAAGTTCAAGAAG GAAGCGGAGGGCTCGTCGTAGAAGCCCAGTTTCAATGTCGATTGCAGTTCTCAACCTTGATGAAGATGAACCTATCAATAGCACTGATAAAG GAACGGAAAAGAGGGAAGAATGCCCTGAAAGTGATTTGCCTCATAAAATCGAAAGAGGTCGAGAAAAAGTTGAAGACG GTAAAGAAAAGAAGGCCGAATGCACAAAAAACGATTTCCAGGAGAAGGTTAAAACAGATCAAGGAAAAGCTGAAGTGGGTAGTTCTGCTGCTAGCTTGAGTTCTACGACACTTCCATGTGTAGATCGTCTTAGAGAAGAACTTTCATGTGCT ATTTGCTTGGACATTTGTTTCGAACCTAGCACCACTCCTTGTGGGCACAG TTTTTGCAAGAAATGCCTGAAAAATGCAGCTGATAAGTGTGGCAAAAGATGTCCCAAATGCAGGCAGCTCATCAG CAATGGAAGATCATGCACTATAAACACAGTCCTTTGGAATACCATCCAACTTCTATTTCCTGTAGAAGTCGAGGCAAGGAAAGCCACCGAAATGCTTAACAGTCGAGAGACTGAACGTCAAAACCCTGAAGCGACCAAACAACCAGAGAGTAGTTCACAGGTCACAAGAAGATTAAGGGCATTGGGCTCTAGTAATTTCAGCAGAAGAGAAGACGGACCGAGAAATAGAGGAGGGGGAGTTTGA